One genomic window of Candidatus Methylomirabilota bacterium includes the following:
- a CDS encoding ABC transporter substrate-binding protein has product MRKASVIVSVALVVTALLVVGSHGVWAQKGPIKVGFLVPTTGPLSANGKDMINGLQLFLEEQGNRLAGREVKLLIEDDEGKPATGLTKARGLVEEQAVHLVTGPLSAAVGYAVAPYIDSKKVPAIFPIVSAEDITQRKRSPYIVRTGWSSAQPSHPFGKWVYDNLGYKKIAMIGYDFAFGWEVAGGFQRTFEEAGGQVVQKLWPPLGTADFGPYLAQLRRDVDAIYAVFSGADALRFAKQFNDVGLKGRFPLVGGGTFTDEHVLRTMGDEALGIVTALHYSAALATPANRKFAQAYEAKFKQIPSYYSEGTYVAGIALKAALEATGGDIENVDKFLSALRKVDLSDAPRGPMRFDDFGNPIQNVYVRKVERVGGRLQNTVIHTFPSVSQFWTYKAEDYLKNPVYTRDYPPCTRC; this is encoded by the coding sequence ATGCGGAAAGCCTCGGTGATCGTCTCCGTCGCCCTCGTCGTCACCGCCCTCCTGGTGGTCGGGAGCCACGGGGTGTGGGCCCAGAAGGGGCCGATCAAGGTGGGGTTCCTCGTCCCGACGACGGGGCCGCTGTCGGCCAACGGGAAGGACATGATCAACGGCCTTCAGCTCTTCCTCGAGGAGCAGGGCAACCGGCTCGCCGGCCGGGAGGTCAAGCTCCTCATCGAGGACGACGAGGGGAAGCCGGCCACCGGCCTCACCAAGGCCCGCGGGCTCGTGGAGGAGCAGGCGGTCCATCTCGTCACCGGGCCGCTCTCCGCCGCGGTCGGCTACGCCGTCGCCCCGTATATCGACAGCAAGAAGGTCCCGGCCATCTTCCCGATCGTGTCCGCCGAGGACATCACGCAGCGGAAGCGCAGCCCCTACATCGTGCGCACGGGATGGTCGAGCGCCCAGCCGTCCCATCCCTTCGGCAAGTGGGTCTACGACAACCTCGGCTACAAGAAGATCGCCATGATCGGCTACGACTTCGCCTTCGGCTGGGAGGTCGCCGGCGGCTTCCAGCGCACCTTCGAGGAGGCCGGCGGCCAGGTGGTGCAGAAGCTCTGGCCGCCGCTGGGAACCGCCGACTTCGGCCCCTACCTGGCCCAGCTCCGTCGCGACGTGGACGCGATCTACGCGGTCTTCTCGGGCGCCGATGCGCTCCGCTTCGCCAAGCAGTTCAACGACGTCGGGCTCAAGGGACGGTTCCCCCTCGTCGGCGGGGGCACCTTCACCGACGAGCACGTCCTCCGCACCATGGGTGACGAGGCCCTCGGGATCGTCACCGCGCTCCACTATTCGGCCGCCCTCGCGACCCCCGCCAATCGGAAGTTCGCCCAGGCCTACGAGGCGAAGTTCAAGCAGATCCCCTCCTACTATTCGGAGGGGACGTACGTGGCCGGGATCGCCCTCAAGGCGGCGCTCGAGGCGACCGGGGGCGACATCGAGAACGTGGACAAATTTCTCTCGGCGCTGCGGAAGGTCGACCTCTCCGACGCGCCGCGGGGCCCGATGCGCTTCGATGACTTCGGCAATCCCATCCAGAACGTCTACGTGCGGAAGGTGGAGCGCGTCGGGGGCCGGCTCCAGAACACCGTGATTCACACGTTCCCCAGCGTCTCGCAGTTCTGGACCTACAAGGCCGAGGACTACCTGAAGAACCCGGTCTACACCCGCGACTACCCGCCCTGCACGCGCTGTTGA
- a CDS encoding NAD-binding protein — MPRAVYLGRAGQATVVKLAANLLVGLHTAAAAEALTLVRKAGLDPGRVLEVLTASAGTSRMLELRGPMIVSQEFPPQMKLELFLKDLGLILDAGAEVGAALPLTALSRRLYAAAATEGHGGEDLAVVIKALEAWK; from the coding sequence CTGCCGCGCGCCGTCTATCTCGGCCGGGCCGGCCAGGCGACGGTCGTGAAGCTGGCGGCGAACCTGCTGGTAGGGCTCCACACCGCGGCGGCGGCCGAGGCGCTCACGCTCGTGCGGAAGGCCGGCCTCGATCCCGGCCGGGTCCTCGAGGTCCTCACCGCCAGCGCGGGCACTTCCCGCATGCTGGAGCTGCGCGGCCCCATGATCGTCAGCCAGGAGTTCCCGCCCCAGATGAAGCTCGAGCTGTTCCTGAAAGACCTGGGCCTGATCCTGGATGCCGGGGCGGAGGTCGGCGCCGCCTTGCCGCTCACCGCGCTGTCGCGGCGGCTCTACGCCGCGGCGGCCACCGAGGGACACGGCGGCGAGGATCTGGCGGTGGTGATCAAAGCCCTCGAGGCGTGGAAATGA